The genomic segment TTTTTTTCTCGTAAAATCATCAACAAATTGCTCTGTCTTTTTTATTTGTTCCGTAGGATATGGCATTTCTTTTTTAGGCAGTTCAGGTGGTAAAACCTCTCTGATAACCTCTCTACCTGATAAAATATTATCCCATTGATTATGCATTTCAGCGCTTTTCATTTCTTCTTTTACCCGCTCAATTTCCTTTTTTATTTGCGCAACTACATTTCCTACCAATTTTTGCCATATTGATTTTTGATCTTTTCTGGAAAAAGCTTCATTTCTCATTTTTCTATCCCTCTTTACATTTTTTAAGAACTGTATAATTATTCTATAGAGGTACTTTTTACATCACTTGCGCCTATTTTTTCACGCATTTGAGTATCGGCAACAACATTTTTTAATTTATAATAGTCCATAAAACCGATATTCCCTTTTCTTAATGCTTCAGCCAAAGCTAAAGGAACTTCAGCTTCAGCTGCTACAACTTTGGCATCCATTTCTACTACCTTTGCCCTCATTTCCTGTTCAAGGGCAAAAGCCATAGCTCTTCGTTCTTCAGCTTTTGCTTGAGCTATTTTTTTATCGGCTTCCGCTCTATCAGTTTCAAGTTCAGCACCAATGTTTTTACCGACATCAACGTCAGCGATATCTATAGAAAGTATTTCGTAAGCGGTTCCAGCATCAAGGCCTTTTGCTAAAACTGTTTTTGATATTAAATCAGGGTTTTCTATAACTTTTTTATGGGAATCAGCGGAACCAATAGTTGTTACAATACCTTCACCAACTCTTGCAAGGATCGTTTCTTCTCCAGCGCCACCAACAAGTCTATCAATGTTAGCTCTAACAGTTATTCGTGCAAGAGCATTTAACTGAATACCATCTTTTGCAACAGCTGCTACTCTTGGAGTTTCAATAACTTTAGGATTTACGCTCATTTGAACAGCTTCGAGAACATTTCTACCTGCAAGGTCAATCGCAACAGCTCTATTGAATGACAATTCAATTTTAGCTTTATCAGCGGCAATAAGAGATTGAACAACTCTTAATACATTTCCTCCTGCAAGATAGAGGGATTCAAGTTCGTTACTTGATATTTCAATGCCCGCTTTTATAGCCATAATTTTTGATTCTACAATAAGCTTGGACGGAACTTTTCTAAAACGCATGAAGATTATATCAAGAAGTCCAACACTTGCTCCAGATATAATAGCTTGAATCCATAATGATAATGAGGAACCTATAAAATAAACCACAGTGATTCCCGCGATTATTACAATTATAAAAATAGCGTTTGACATAATTAAAACCTCCTTTTTATA from the Desulfobacterales bacterium genome contains:
- the floA gene encoding flotillin-like protein FloA (flotillin-like protein involved in membrane lipid rafts), with the protein product MSNAIFIIVIIAGITVVYFIGSSLSLWIQAIISGASVGLLDIIFMRFRKVPSKLIVESKIMAIKAGIEISSNELESLYLAGGNVLRVVQSLIAADKAKIELSFNRAVAIDLAGRNVLEAVQMSVNPKVIETPRVAAVAKDGIQLNALARITVRANIDRLVGGAGEETILARVGEGIVTTIGSADSHKKVIENPDLISKTVLAKGLDAGTAYEILSIDIADVDVGKNIGAELETDRAEADKKIAQAKAEERRAMAFALEQEMRAKVVEMDAKVVAAEAEVPLALAEALRKGNIGFMDYYKLKNVVADTQMREKIGASDVKSTSIE